ACGACGACCAGGACGGCGAACTGGGGACTGTCGGCTACGAAATCAACTTCAATCGGTACTTCTACGAGTACGAGCCGCCCCGATCGCTGGAGGAGATCGACGCGGATATTCGAGAGTTGGAGGGCGAGATCAGTGAGATGCTCCAGCAAGTCGCAAAATGAGTCGGACCAGCGAAGAGGCCTCCATAGAAAAAATCCCCACCTCGTTCCCGACGACACGCCTCAAATTCGGGGTGGAGCGCCGAACGGACAAGTTCGACACCGTTCCCGAGGAGGTTCCACGGGTCAGCCTGGATATGGTCGAATCGTGGACGGGAAACGTCGTCGAGAACAGCGAGGAAGACGCAGAAGCTTCGGCTGGTCTGGTCAGGTTCCACGCTGGAGACGTTTGTTTCAGCAAACTACGACCATACCTCGCAAAGGCGTTCGAGGCCGAGCACTTCGGCGCTGCGTCTCCAGAATTTCTGGTCTTTCGGCCCACGCAGTTTGACGCTCGCTTTCTTCGCTACCTGCTCCTCTCTCGGGAGTTCATCGAACGAGTGGACGCCTCGACCTACGGCGCGAAGATGCCGCGTGCATCGTGGAACTTCATCGGCGACATGTTGGTTCCGTGCCCGAACGAACGAGTCCAAGAGGAGGTTGCGGATTTCCTCGACCACCGCACCGCCCGCATCGACGCGCTTGTAGCGAAACAGAAGCGTCTCCTTGACTTGTTCAGAGAAAGACGGAATTCGATAGTTAGTACAGCGGTATGCAGGGGAGTCAAGTCAGAACGTTCGCTCAAACCATCCGGGATTGACGGAGTCGGGAATATTCCTGGAAACTGGGACACACGGAAACTGAAATGGCTTCTGAAAAAATCTCCAAAAAACGGCATCTCCCCACCGATAGCATCCGAGTCTGAAGGCATCCCTACGTTCTCTATTTCAACAGTCGGGAATGGGGAGGTATCCGTAATGGATGATTTGAAATATGCGGATGTTTCTGAAGAAAAGGCTCGAAACTACTCGATCAACGAGGGAGATGTTCTGATGATCCGTGGAAATGGTAACCCTGAATTAGTGGGGAAATGCGGGATTGTAACACCTCCTGTACCCGAAGATTGTATTTATCCAGATATCCTGATAAGTATCAAATTCCGCCCGCAGTTGTCGGCGAAATTCTTCGTTTACTTGCTCAATTCTCCACCCATACGCCCCCAAATAGAGGTAGGGGCGAAAACATCTACAGGACTTTGGAAAATATCCCAGAACACAATTTCAAATATACGTGTTCCGTGTCCGCCTGTCGAGGA
This genomic window from Halococcus salifodinae DSM 8989 contains:
- a CDS encoding restriction endonuclease subunit S; this encodes MSRTSEEASIEKIPTSFPTTRLKFGVERRTDKFDTVPEEVPRVSLDMVESWTGNVVENSEEDAEASAGLVRFHAGDVCFSKLRPYLAKAFEAEHFGAASPEFLVFRPTQFDARFLRYLLLSREFIERVDASTYGAKMPRASWNFIGDMLVPCPNERVQEEVADFLDHRTARIDALVAKQKRLLDLFRERRNSIVSTAVCRGVKSERSLKPSGIDGVGNIPGNWDTRKLKWLLKKSPKNGISPPIASESEGIPTFSISTVGNGEVSVMDDLKYADVSEEKARNYSINEGDVLMIRGNGNPELVGKCGIVTPPVPEDCIYPDILISIKFRPQLSAKFFVYLLNSPPIRPQIEVGAKTSTGLWKISQNTISNIRVPCPPVEEQQEIVESIDSASSELDHLTQKTQRSIDLLEEKRQALITAAVTGQIDVTEERGETHATHR